The stretch of DNA tttcttaaaaataaattgcaaaagCAATAGTTGTGATTGAATTCGATCAGTTTGCATATGATCATTTTACTTGCTTACCTTAATTTTGATCCAGATAAGAAGACAAGTACCCcgataaacaatttaaaccaaaataatcataataaaatatataaaataaatttattcaaagagAGCAAGATCTGAtcgatgacaaaaaaaaaaattactaaaaaactGTGCGATAgcgtgagaaaaaaaaataaaaaaaaaaaagaataaatgagaaagaaaaatctacgagaaaataaaatcaattccGTCAATTgagatcaataaaaaaattaacaatgattTGATTGTCATGCAAAACTACGAGGTAACGTACCTCAATTATAACCGGCAGCAACAGATGATTGTCAGTGACACGTGTGACAACAGTTTCGGTGAGTGTACTCTTAGTGATGACTTCGGTAACTTTACCAAGTGTTGTAGGAGCCGGTGGAAAATTAACATCACTATGTAAATTATCAGGCTGCTTGATTGTAACAGTGACGACTGGGCCCTGTTGGGATACAAGGTCTGATGGGGATGTGGAATTTGATGTACGTAGGAAATGTGCAGGAATCATGGCCTGAAATTCCTCGTTGGTGATTGGCTTCGGTACCTGTATATCTTCTTGTGATGATGTTGGTCTTGTTTCATTTGTATCCTGTCCATGATTATTGTTGTCCTGTtgaattgttgattttgtcattgtattattatcatttgttgatgttggtgttgttgtagTACGTGGTGGAGCTGGTGGTGGTGCAGTCATCCTTGGTGCTGGTTGTGgtgctttattatttatattttcacttgTTCCATTCATTTTAGCAACACCATTTATTGTTGGTgttgtatcaatttttaatgaatttaatggtGGTGGAGTTTTTGATGTTGgacttgttaatattttatcagcaTCTATTGAACGACGATAACCACTTGTATAGCCAGGACGATTTGCCATATAACTATTGGCTGAATATAAACCAGTGTATGGACGTGGACCAGTACCACCAATAACGTGAGGTGATTTTTCACCAGGTGTTAATTGTAATGTTGTATTTGCTTGTGATAATGGAATTTCACGTTCAACAACAAGACGTACAAATCTTTCAAGACCTGTTAACATTTGAACGGCTTGTTCATGCTTGGCATTATTAACTTCAACtccatttattgaaataactttATCTCCAACCATTAATTTTCCATCTTTTTGTGCAACTCCACCATCAGTTATTCGTGAAATAAATATGGCCtgtaaattgacaattttttttattaataaattatactttatttattagaaataattgaagaatttttcgttttaaattatcttgacTTACTTCAGTATTTTCTTTTAGAGGAGGTGAACCTTTACCACCAGCAATGATAAATCCAAGTCCATTTTGATCTCTAATAAGTGTTGTATGTACAAGAACAGGAACAAGTAGCTCTGATGATGTTCTTAGTGTTGGCAGTGGTtctggtattttttttgtcttgaaaaaaaaaataaatatacatataggtatttatatttatttatttatttttgttaaatcaatagataaaaaaaaaaaatacctttgATAGATCACGAGGTAGGCTGTCACCATTTTCATGATTATGGGAAAATGTATTTGATGAAACATACGATGTTGCACTTGGCGCACGACTTGTGCTCAGGCTCGAACAAATTGAGTCTTTTCTCGTTGAAagcttaaaataattatacaagggaaggaaaaaaaaaatcattaatgcatctattatgattataattatttttctttgttaaaaatatatatataaagatacaaggaaaaaaaaaaatacatatatcaaAGCAGTAGACGTTGAATATTGGatgacaagaaaaataataatttaaaatattatttacctgTTCTGATGGTGGTACAGTTCGTGTGACCTCACGATTAATAACAAGAATGAGTTCACGACCACAAGCTTTTAAAACTTCAACTGCATCATAATGGTCAGCATCGATAACTGATATTCCATTAACTGTTATAACTTTATCACCAACCCGCAAACCCGCTAAATCCGCTGGACCacctttattattaattacaaaaataaataataatgaattttatattttatcggtttaataattaatctatataaattaaatgatttatttttaaataccttcAGTAACCCTGGATATGAAAATGCCTTCGTCATCACCTTTGAAAGGAGTTGAACCAATTCCACCGGCAATTGACAAGCCTAGACCTCCCGTTGTTCTTTCAATATGAATTTCATATTGATCTTCTCGTACTTCTAAGGACGGCTCAACATCTGATGTAGCCCCTGAACaaacaacattataaaattatataactatttattaataataataatcaccaATTACTTGAACGTcacagtaaataattattatttttttatttcacaatcTACCTCTTTTACGACTACGATTTCTCACAAATATacgaaatttttttggcaTCTCAATGTCAAATATCAAAAgcgtttaattgtttaataaataaaaatgatattaaagaCACTGTCAACGTTGTAATGCGTACTTCTCGAGTaaaactaaatgaaaaaaaaaataactagaCAAAGATAATGCATTGATGATAAGAAGTGACTAATGTTATCATATCTTATCATCAAGCGTGCTGAAtcgaatattttatttaggaAAAACTTGATTTTCGTTTaccaacatttaaaaaaaaataaaacaaatatcaaatttaaaaaaaaacaataaattaaagagAAGTaggaagttttttatttattttttttttttgttaccttGATTGTCATATGTGTCAACGGATTCACTTGGAAGACTAGTCacttcttcattttttttcttaagtgcctgttgaaaaaaaaaataaataattattattcaaataaaattaatttaatttttttaataaataaaaaaaaaaaatacttgatactTTGCAGTTATAATAGTTAAccacaatatttataatattttttatattttttaaacaaacatCCGACAAGTCAAAAAGCTTCACGACATTTCACCATAtacattgaatataaattaaatcataagAATTCCCAAGCTGTCAAAAGACGACTATTATTTATcgattaataaacaataaataaataactataaaCATCAAAtcgataatataattttaatcgaaattaacaataaaaaaatactatatatataaacaagcaATTTTGTGCCACCAACtgatagaattattatttccacatatttattaaaaataattttaaaataaaatcaacaacgagagaataataaataaaagtaaagattaaaaaaaagaaaaaaaaagtttaattaaataaaagcaTCGGACTGAAACAGACTGAAACATGGACAAACtacactgaaaaaataaaaaatgaatacaaataaatcaatgaccagttgattgatttataagtaaaaaaaaataagataaaaataaaaaatctactcATTCACAAACTTGatattcattcaaaaatcAGCATCTACCAAAAAGCATTAATAGTGaaacaatatcaaaaaaaattatatacaaaaaaggTGCCAATAAATTAtcgtgatttaaaaataaaaaaatcacgagtgtatataaattgcagtgcatgaatttttttattttcctaaaaaaacaaattattgtcttttaatttatctcgttataattattgttttaaaaatattgttttgagaaaaaaataaaatataatagctgagggaataaaaattgaaaatataatatttgtcaaaCAGTTGTTAAATGCTGACCTGTTTGATGATTGAGGCAACTTTATCCGGGTCAATTGCGGCATGTATTCGTTTGTTTTTAAGATGATGTGGGGTATCACGTCGATGGAGTTTATTTGGTTTATCCAATTCACCCCCACCCTCGatatcaccaccaccaccaccaccatcttcagttattttaaattcaacatgtCTCTGCATTTCATCACCCTCAGAATCATCTTCATCCCTACCCCTTGATTCTGACACCGAACCCTCGACCTCAGCATCCTGCAACAGGAGCCCCTTCCTCACCACCTGTCGCACGATATTTTAACCTCAACCCTTTCACCCACATTTTGTCCGACCCACTTACCcaaattatcttttatttttctattttaattctatctatctttctctctttcttttttttttactttttactttttacttcATTATCGAGCACAAAATTGTCACACAAAATTACTAAACGAGCAAAAAAGCattcatttttgaatttacattttaataaatttagttttttttttttttttttaatttgagctTTTGAAATGTTGAGCTTTTGACAATGTGATAAAAtggaatttttgttttgtggatatattaaagaaaaaaaaaaattataatcaaatttaaaaacaagttATCGACTTACTGTCATTGATGATGGTTCTGGAATTTCTTGTGACATTACTGTGTTTCGATCAAGCGAGTTGTCATTCGATGTTTCCGTCTGACCAACTTTGGCTTCATCCTGTTTTGTATCACGATACATTATTTCTTGCTCCAACTCATTTTCAGcttcattgatattttcagGATTTAAAAATTCAGCTTTATCAAGACCAAATGTTTGTGAAACATCctttaaattagataaaaaaaaaaattaaaaatccatttgttttctcaaatatttataataatttacctgtTCATCTGTTGATCCTGATCTACTGTCATTTTTTCCTTTACCAAATAACTTATGTGCCTTTGCTTTGAGTTCTTTAGGATGTGGTGTATTTTGTCTTACAAATTGtgtctataaaaaaaacaaaaaaaatatccaacatattaaatattattttcataaatcagcatcaatatttatcaagttaatttacaaagtatattaataattttctaccTATACTTACATGCAGTTTCAAcagagataaaataataataggaaCAAATACCAGGTTAAACAacgtgtagaaaaaaaaataaacaagaattaaaattattgcaaaaataaagtatacatatatttgcgataattaaagaaaaaaaaagaagaaaaaaaaaaaagagaatagtaaaaaaaaaagaaaaaaaaagtattaattaaaatcatgcatacaataaaacaaaaaaaaaagaaaaagaaaaagaagaaaaaaaaaaaaccattgtgTTGAATGGGTATtgttatgtaaaatattataaatcacTTGgagtaagaaaaaataaaatgaaaaaaaaataattaaaaataaattaattcataagaTTTAGTTTTCATGCAAAATAATCGAcgtattaaattcataaaagaTGAGTCTGAAGTAACAGAATGACTTTGTATGAGCAACTTGTTCACCTCCTTGTCAGCATCTGGACCATCATCACTAAATTTGACAGAGTGTGTTCTTGATGCTTCTTTTTCTTGCcaattttcatcatcactaCTACCAATTTCTCgcatttcattattttgaccATTGCTTCTACCACCAACAGCAACACCAACTTTTCCtgattctaaaaataaatgaaaataaattatttatagaaatttaatatgaGTAATTTGATAGTACAAAGTATTACCATGTGGTCCAGTTGCATGATACTCTAATTGTGGTAGAAGAAAACACGTGAGAACTTCTTGACCAGAATCTTCATCCAAATCTGTTTGAAAAGTCAACATTGGCTGTGCTTGATTTTCACTAAGCCATActgcttttaaatttaaatttatcaatgtataTGGCAAATACTGAagcctaaaaataaaaacattatataaatacaaatgagattatctaattttaaaattataaaattattatttacctatTTCCTGATACATCAAGAACATGGAGAGCACTACACTGTCCAACTTCCTGTGGTAAATACTGTAATTTATTGTCTCTCAATGATAAAACACCTAGATTATTTAGATTTCctgtttaaacaaataaataaataatatattacacagtatttttaaagattaaacGCGATTAAATTGAAACGATAATTACCTATTTCAGTTGGTAGTGCATGTAAACTATTTCGATcgacatttaaattatttaaatttaaaagattacCAATTGTTACTGGTAATTCaagaagaaaattttcagttaatattaattcttgtaaattttcacattttccaatatttatatttaattcagaTAATCTATTTTGATcaactttaataattgttaatttttttaattcacccAAACCATCtggtaatttttcaatattattttgtgataaatGTAAATCAGTCAATGATTTAAGACCACCAATTTCTTCTGGTAAATCTTCAAGATGATTTTCTGATACATCTAAACATGCTAATGTTGATAATTGACCAATTTCTGGTGGCAAATGTTGTAACTGATTATGATCCAGCCATAATTCTTGTAATGCTGGTAATTTTCCTATATGAGGAGGCtagcaaaataattttaaataattatttaaattataaattatatactaacaattattgtaaaaaaaaaaataattataaataccaATTCATCAATGTCATTATCACCAAGATCAAGTCGTTCAAGTTTTGTCAATTGGGATAATGATTCTGGTAATGATTTAAGAAGATTTTCTCTTAATTCCAATGATTGTAATGACAACAAGctacaagtaaataattaaaataaaaataaaaaaaacattctaaatcattatgaaataattgaataaataaaataattaaaaaatcataaattaccATCCAAAGTCTGGTGGTAAATTAGTAAGTGACATGTCATTGAGGCCAAGAATCGTCAAGTTTTTAAGTTTCACAAAACCTGCTGGAAGTCtgccagaaaaaaaaaaaaataattaaagataaacaattgtatataGATGTAGACATATATATTGattgtgttaaataaaaatatcaataaataaatacctggGAATTGGATTGCTGCTAAAGTCTGCCACCTGCAGGGCAAGCATATTTTTGATGCTTTCAGGAATGTCTGGTATgtctgaaataaataataacaccaAGGtcgttttaataatgattgttgatgatgtaATCATGTGTGTAACATGTGTTGATATTAAAGTAAATACACCTCAATGAGCCAGTCTACCTTCAATACTACAATTattgtgtaataaaaatagaaaatttaattttttatttattggcaAGTGTTTGCTAAAcgtaattatttaactttaataCAATTACTACCAagtttacatatttttttatcaaaattaaaagaaaaaaataattcaactgtttttttattataaaataaataaattgttattattattattttttaaattaaaaaaaaaaaacaataaaattttaaatatcaagtgtatttttataaattctattgatgaaaaatgtcAACAATAGTAAAATGTCAGAAAcaacaagaagaaaaataaaagtataatttgttattttctttttttttatgtaaaaaaaaaagtaatgataGTTGTTGGATCAACAACTTGAAATCGAATGTTGTCTAACCATATTCAGCATCAAGACGATTGTCCTTGATCTCaccataaaaatatcaacatttttattttgtttataattttatcaaaaaataatcaactgacaaattaaattttacaacttTTAATTGTACAAACAAGCTAAaatgtttatcaattaaaactttattatttaatttaatattttaattaagtaaattttatttaataaacgtGTTGATGATCATTCtaccaatagaaaaaaaaataaataatcaaagtaaaaaaaaaaaagcttaaaaaataataaatcatcatttagaaaattaaattaaatttctagaCAATAACAAATCATTATACAATCCCTATTTgtctatataaaatttcacttgtgtttgcttgttttttttttttctacaagaaCAATGGTTGATAAATCTTTCTCTTTTGTATACTCGAGATGATTCTTCAATATTCAACAagagaaaactaaaaaaataaattaaaaacgatTGCTTGATCTCATTATACTCTTCATCAAATAAACTATCATCTTGGTTTTGAATCCTGCCAAGTTCATCATAGGTCAAATATGTTTTTCAAACAATCATCTACATTTATCTCTCTCACACAATTAAagcacaaaaaatttatttatccttttatgacaaattatcaaaaagaatgaaaattataaaatcatcattgTTCTAAATGTACCGAGTATATCTATATACACCACACAATGTCCAACAACTCAAGAATGTAATGACGATGACGTGATTACAACCAAGCGTGATTCCGTGCAGGAAGAattgtgttttatatataataataataataataataataataattccttTATTCACCCAACTGGTTTAGTAACCAAATTATAGGgtccaaaaatatcaaaatacatgaataattaattacagtaGTATCAAGTAGCACCAagttaattacaattttaatttaacttgttgtgaaaatataatgaacATAACATTGACAATTTGGTAGGCTTAGTTAATGATagcatatttaaattcaagttttgATGTGTGTTGAATAGTACATTAGCTGATTGCATTAGTTCAACTGATGGTTTACGTTGTGAATACAAAAAATGCAAAGGATTTGAATAGAAAGGAGTTATCATCTGCCTCATCTGCTGCCTGCCCGGTACCAAAACATTAATACTATTTAGCATCTCAGGACAATCAATAAAaccattaattaaatttaggcAGACAGCAGACAACACCAGACTCCTCCTCTCCACCATTGGTATGAATCCAACTGCTTTACACATTGCTATGTTATCATAGCCTCTTGGAAAAAATCCCAGACTATTTTTCCTTACATAATGTCTAATAAATCTACGTTGCAATGCttcaattttctttatcataaaCTTTGTACTTGGACACCAAATTAATAGTGCATATTCAGCCTTTGAGTAAATTAAAGCATTGAATAACAATTTAGCT from Aphidius gifuensis isolate YNYX2018 linkage group LG4, ASM1490517v1, whole genome shotgun sequence encodes:
- the LOC122855412 gene encoding protein lap4-like isoform X1 — encoded protein: MFRCIPIFKGCNRQVEYVDKRHCSLQSVPEDLIRYSRSLEELLLDANHLKELPKNFFRLQKLRKLGLSDNEIHRLPPEIQNFENLVELDVSRNDIPDIPESIKNMLALQVADFSSNPIPRLPAGFVKLKNLTILGLNDMSLTNLPPDFGCLLSLQSLELRENLLKSLPESLSQLTKLERLDLGDNDIDELPPHIGKLPALQELWLDHNQLQHLPPEIGQLSTLACLDVSENHLEDLPEEIGGLKSLTDLHLSQNNIEKLPDGLGELKKLTIIKVDQNRLSELNINIGKCENLQELILTENFLLELPVTIGNLLNLNNLNVDRNSLHALPTEIGNLNNLGVLSLRDNKLQYLPQEVGQCSALHVLDVSGNRLQYLPYTLINLNLKAVWLSENQAQPMLTFQTDLDEDSGQEVLTCFLLPQLEYHATGPHESGKVGVAVGGRSNGQNNEMREIGSSDDENWQEKEASRTHSVKFSDDGPDADKETQFVRQNTPHPKELKAKAHKLFGKGKNDSRSGSTDEQDVSQTFGLDKAEFLNPENINEAENELEQEIMYRDTKQDEAKVGQTETSNDNSLDRNTVMSQEIPEPSSMTVVRKGLLLQDAEVEGSVSESRGRDEDDSEGDEMQRHVEFKITEDGGGGGGDIEGGGELDKPNKLHRRDTPHHLKNKRIHAAIDPDKVASIIKQALKKKNEEVTSLPSESVDTYDNQGATSDVEPSLEVREDQYEIHIERTTGGLGLSIAGGIGSTPFKGDDEGIFISRVTEGGPADLAGLRVGDKVITVNGISVIDADHYDAVEVLKACGRELILVINREVTRTVPPSEQLSTRKDSICSSLSTSRAPSATSYVSSNTFSHNHENGDSLPRDLSKTKKIPEPLPTLRTSSELLVPVLVHTTLIRDQNGLGFIIAGGKGSPPLKENTEAIFISRITDGGVAQKDGKLMVGDKVISINGVEVNNAKHEQAVQMLTGLERFVRLVVEREIPLSQANTTLQLTPGEKSPHVIGGTGPRPYTGLYSANSYMANRPGYTSGYRRSIDADKILTSPTSKTPPPLNSLKIDTTPTINGVAKMNGTSENINNKAPQPAPRMTAPPPAPPRTTTTPTSTNDNNTMTKSTIQQDNNNHGQDTNETRPTSSQEDIQVPKPITNEEFQAMIPAHFLRTSNSTSPSDLVSQQGPVVTVTIKQPDNLHSDVNFPPAPTTLGKVTEVITKSTLTETVVTRVTDNHLLLPVIIEEVVLMKEGSLGFSIIGGTDHSSTPFGDKEPGIFISHVVPGGIAAKSGKLKMGDRILKVNGTDLTKATHEEAVLELLRLGDSIALTIQHDPLPEGYQLVDLQYITATELVITKLPGERLGMHIKGGQQGQHGNPLDHSDEGVFISKINSAGAARRDGRLKVGMRLLEVNGKSLLGASHVQAVTALRSAPETITLVVCKGYDRNEVEKVLSLSGGRDSKESKGSQHDNKDYSADGMKSMSQSISSLDRDDEDAMTMKQEHEMKAELVAWEQEERERALLEHKEKSTPEKVLDVVRAAESLVNKPNSPVDMPVPPKSPGGTKDLKTTTIVMSKHTLAPQNPPTALTLSLLRHDDPGTSVDTPSRSSSPTINNKFFAMTSDLDDKKLKSHTTKNNNKNTKERCISFAALPAPYKSTSCITTPIISSIQSRTKSMHELSTNNSNNNNNNNNNINNRNSTIETMKTTSRFRLPPTPLTNPGLTEESVVPKLFSKQQIARSVDGIYRVEPEPTPPATPVKMSVSDRKRMFENAVEEHLKPSPKTDKIFSFLSQDEVEKMKQEEEKKIATLTRDELKSWAQIDEIEGLDESEDILDDHNNRRPNSRLSTRSSSLPGVPSIVRTVKAEKRLKEKMIQEGLISDEDDEESNLSPAEQRALRAEKRALWRQARLKSLEQDALQAQMVIKKMNEMVDNSTKSDSIAVSQVDAPTLLEKNTEFATLRPSSADFPKLAVRSKLGPPKAIRESEKIVDEKVTRRTEEYLDEMTGERRVRTVEYVEKLIEREVETLRDKIISLELSNADEDIDNEKLETCASDAESESEDITAGESLINPTNEEDSNSVIFTNPVLDNVSNIGKTGTNNSKKKKRKRSKKGRN
- the LOC122855412 gene encoding protein lap4-like isoform X2; translated protein: MFRCIPIFKGCNRQVEYVDKRHCSLQSVPEDLIRYSRSLEELLLDANHLKELPKNFFRLQKLRKLGLSDNEIHRLPPEIQNFENLVELDVSRNDIPDIPESIKNMLALQVADFSSNPIPRLPAGFVKLKNLTILGLNDMSLTNLPPDFGCLLSLQSLELRENLLKSLPESLSQLTKLERLDLGDNDIDELPPHIGKLPALQELWLDHNQLQHLPPEIGQLSTLACLDVSENHLEDLPEEIGGLKSLTDLHLSQNNIEKLPDGLGELKKLTIIKVDQNRLSELNINIGKCENLQELILTENFLLELPVTIGNLLNLNNLNVDRNSLHALPTEIGNLNNLGVLSLRDNKLQYLPQEVGQCSALHVLDVSGNRLQYLPYTLINLNLKAVWLSENQAQPMLTFQTDLDEDSGQEVLTCFLLPQLEYHATGPHESGKVGVAVGGRSNGQNNEMREIGSSDDENWQEKEASRTHSVKFSDDGPDADKETQFVRQNTPHPKELKAKAHKLFGKGKNDSRSGSTDEQDVSQTFGLDKAEFLNPENINEAENELEQEIMYRDTKQDEAKVGQTETSNDNSLDRNTVMSQEIPEPSSMTDAEVEGSVSESRGRDEDDSEGDEMQRHVEFKITEDGGGGGGDIEGGGELDKPNKLHRRDTPHHLKNKRIHAAIDPDKVASIIKQALKKKNEEVTSLPSESVDTYDNQGATSDVEPSLEVREDQYEIHIERTTGGLGLSIAGGIGSTPFKGDDEGIFISRVTEGGPADLAGLRVGDKVITVNGISVIDADHYDAVEVLKACGRELILVINREVTRTVPPSEQLSTRKDSICSSLSTSRAPSATSYVSSNTFSHNHENGDSLPRDLSKTKKIPEPLPTLRTSSELLVPVLVHTTLIRDQNGLGFIIAGGKGSPPLKENTEAIFISRITDGGVAQKDGKLMVGDKVISINGVEVNNAKHEQAVQMLTGLERFVRLVVEREIPLSQANTTLQLTPGEKSPHVIGGTGPRPYTGLYSANSYMANRPGYTSGYRRSIDADKILTSPTSKTPPPLNSLKIDTTPTINGVAKMNGTSENINNKAPQPAPRMTAPPPAPPRTTTTPTSTNDNNTMTKSTIQQDNNNHGQDTNETRPTSSQEDIQVPKPITNEEFQAMIPAHFLRTSNSTSPSDLVSQQGPVVTVTIKQPDNLHSDVNFPPAPTTLGKVTEVITKSTLTETVVTRVTDNHLLLPVIIEEVVLMKEGSLGFSIIGGTDHSSTPFGDKEPGIFISHVVPGGIAAKSGKLKMGDRILKVNGTDLTKATHEEAVLELLRLGDSIALTIQHDPLPEGYQLVDLQYITATELVITKLPGERLGMHIKGGQQGQHGNPLDHSDEGVFISKINSAGAARRDGRLKVGMRLLEVNGKSLLGASHVQAVTALRSAPETITLVVCKGYDRNEVEKVLSLSGGRDSKESKGSQHDNKDYSADGMKSMSQSISSLDRDDEDAMTMKQEHEMKAELVAWEQEERERALLEHKEKSTPEKVLDVVRAAESLVNKPNSPVDMPVPPKSPGGTKDLKTTTIVMSKHTLAPQNPPTALTLSLLRHDDPGTSVDTPSRSSSPTINNKFFAMTSDLDDKKLKSHTTKNNNKNTKERCISFAALPAPYKSTSCITTPIISSIQSRTKSMHELSTNNSNNNNNNNNNINNRNSTIETMKTTSRFRLPPTPLTNPGLTEESVVPKLFSKQQIARSVDGIYRVEPEPTPPATPVKMSVSDRKRMFENAVEEHLKPSPKTDKIFSFLSQDEVEKMKQEEEKKIATLTRDELKSWAQIDEIEGLDESEDILDDHNNRRPNSRLSTRSSSLPGVPSIVRTVKAEKRLKEKMIQEGLISDEDDEESNLSPAEQRALRAEKRALWRQARLKSLEQDALQAQMVIKKMNEMVDNSTKSDSIAVSQVDAPTLLEKNTEFATLRPSSADFPKLAVRSKLGPPKAIRESEKIVDEKVTRRTEEYLDEMTGERRVRTVEYVEKLIEREVETLRDKIISLELSNADEDIDNEKLETCASDAESESEDITAGESLINPTNEEDSNSVIFTNPVLDNVSNIGKTGTNNSKKKKRKRSKKGRN
- the LOC122855412 gene encoding protein lap4-like isoform X6, producing MFRCIPIFKGCNRQVEYVDKRHCSLQSVPEDLIRYSRSLEELLLDANHLKELPKNFFRLQKLRKLGLSDNEIHRLPPEIQNFENLVELDVSRNDIPDIPESIKNMLALQVADFSSNPIPRLPAGFVKLKNLTILGLNDMSLTNLPPDFGCLLSLQSLELRENLLKSLPESLSQLTKLERLDLGDNDIDELPPHIGKLPALQELWLDHNQLQHLPPEIGQLSTLACLDVSENHLEDLPEEIGGLKSLTDLHLSQNNIEKLPDGLGELKKLTIIKVDQNRLSELNINIGKCENLQELILTENFLLELPVTIGNLLNLNNLNVDRNSLHALPTEIGNLNNLGVLSLRDNKLQYLPQEVGQCSALHVLDVSGNRLQYLPYTLINLNLKAVWLSENQAQPMLTFQTDLDEDSGQEVLTCFLLPQLEYHATGPHESGKVGVAVGGRSNGQNNEMREIGSSDDENWQEKEASRTHSVKFSDDGPDADKETQFVRQNTPHPKELKAKAHKLFGKGKNDSRSGSTDEQDVSQTFGLDKAEFLNPENINEAENELEQEIMYRDTKQDEAKVGQTETSNDNSLDRNTVMSQEIPEPSSMTALKKKNEEVTSLPSESVDTYDNQGATSDVEPSLEVREDQYEIHIERTTGGLGLSIAGGIGSTPFKGDDEGIFISRVTEGGPADLAGLRVGDKVITVNGISVIDADHYDAVEVLKACGRELILVINREVTRTVPPSEQLSTRKDSICSSLSTSRAPSATSYVSSNTFSHNHENGDSLPRDLSKTKKIPEPLPTLRTSSELLVPVLVHTTLIRDQNGLGFIIAGGKGSPPLKENTEAIFISRITDGGVAQKDGKLMVGDKVISINGVEVNNAKHEQAVQMLTGLERFVRLVVEREIPLSQANTTLQLTPGEKSPHVIGGTGPRPYTGLYSANSYMANRPGYTSGYRRSIDADKILTSPTSKTPPPLNSLKIDTTPTINGVAKMNGTSENINNKAPQPAPRMTAPPPAPPRTTTTPTSTNDNNTMTKSTIQQDNNNHGQDTNETRPTSSQEDIQVPKPITNEEFQAMIPAHFLRTSNSTSPSDLVSQQGPVVTVTIKQPDNLHSDVNFPPAPTTLGKVTEVITKSTLTETVVTRVTDNHLLLPVIIEEVVLMKEGSLGFSIIGGTDHSSTPFGDKEPGIFISHVVPGGIAAKSGKLKMGDRILKVNGTDLTKATHEEAVLELLRLGDSIALTIQHDPLPEGYQLVDLQYITATELVITKLPGERLGMHIKGGQQGQHGNPLDHSDEGVFISKINSAGAARRDGRLKVGMRLLEVNGKSLLGASHVQAVTALRSAPETITLVVCKGYDRNEVEKVLSLSGGRDSKESKGSQHDNKDYSADGMKSMSQSISSLDRDDEDAMTMKQEHEMKAELVAWEQEERERALLEHKEKSTPEKVLDVVRAAESLVNKPNSPVDMPVPPKSPGGTKDLKTTTIVMSKHTLAPQNPPTALTLSLLRHDDPGTSVDTPSRSSSPTINNKFFAMTSDLDDKKLKSHTTKNNNKNTKERCISFAALPAPYKSTSCITTPIISSIQSRTKSMHELSTNNSNNNNNNNNNINNRNSTIETMKTTSRFRLPPTPLTNPGLTEESVVPKLFSKQQIARSVDGIYRVEPEPTPPATPVKMSVSDRKRMFENAVEEHLKPSPKTDKIFSFLSQDEVEKMKQEEEKKIATLTRDELKSWAQIDEIEGLDESEDILDDHNNRRPNSRLSTRSSSLPGVPSIVRTVKAEKRLKEKMIQEGLISDEDDEESNLSPAEQRALRAEKRALWRQARLKSLEQDALQAQMVIKKMNEMVDNSTKSDSIAVSQVDAPTLLEKNTEFATLRPSSADFPKLAVRSKLGPPKAIRESEKIVDEKVTRRTEEYLDEMTGERRVRTVEYVEKLIEREVETLRDKIISLELSNADEDIDNEKLETCASDAESESEDITAGESLINPTNEEDSNSVIFTNPVLDNVSNIGKTGTNNSKKKKRKRSKKGRN